The Plasmodium brasilianum strain Bolivian I chromosome 11, whole genome shotgun sequence nucleotide sequence ACcaactgaaaaaaaaaatcaaaaaaaaaaaaaaaatgtcatcaaaaatgaaaataaatgagTGTAATGCACATTTGAAAacgatatatattttttttttaattatttttattttcctctcATAGAGTTAGATCCTACTGTGGCACAGATACCAGGtaatataacaaatgatTTTTTGTAGTATTCTTCGAGAtgccttttttataattaccattttttatgaattactTTTGTTTTCGGTTTTTGTATGATTAGGCAGAAATTACGAAGAAGTTCATATAAAAACGGAAGACGGATATATCCATAAATggttaatgaaaaagaaatatgaaaaaaataaaaaaagggaagtATAACTGTTcacatcattttttttaccttatttTCTGTTCCGTTAGTTGGTATGTGAAGGCAAAAGATCATGAAAACAAACCtgtaattttgtattttcctGGGAATGGTGGATGTAAGAATTTGAGTCTATTCTTTTTAGACGATTTTTTATGTGTCACTTGTGTTGCTATGccgtttatatataatatatatgagagcatatgcatgtacatacgtGCTTTCCTTAATATAACATGccaattttcttttttctcaaCATGAAtcttactattttttataaaacgaatatttatttttagacCTGGAAAAATATGTAGAAACATTTGACCACATTACTAGTAGGGTTGATGCAAACATTTTCTCCTGCTCAAACAGAgggtaattaaaaaaatgataagtaaatgaaataaattgtttttttataacttgcttatgttattttatgttGTAATAGTGTTCATCAATTTCCTATTATGAATGagtttcatatatacatatataaatttttttttctttaataccCCCCAAAGATGTGGTACAAATGAAGAAACCCCATCAGAAGAATACTTTTATAAAGATGCAAATGCATACTTAaagcatttaaaaaaaaataaaatgaataagaTATTTATCTTTGGAAGgtaattttatgaacatatatagatGAAATACTTTGAAGAAATATTCGTGCACACATCTTTGTTTGTTTATAGGGTAGTATTATTTTGAGTGGATtcttatttatgcatataacaTGGTATTTTACATagatacatttatttattattattttttttttcatgtagtTCCATGGGTGCAGCAGTAGCTCTGGAGACGGCTTCCAAATATCAGAATGATGTAATTACATTtctatttttgaaatatattttcaattctGTCCTTggtttaaaattatatatgtgtcgTTTGTGtacgttatatatatatatatgtatatgtatttccttatatataacaataaatttCTTATTGCTTCCATAGATATATGGCTTGATTGTTCAGAATCCCTTTTTAAGTATGAAACGAATGGCATATGATAAAAAACCTTTCCTAAATTTCTTCCTTTTAAATTACGATCTTCTTATTAGAACAAAAATGGACAATgcaaaaacaattaaaaatatacatatacctattttatttaatgtttCTGAAAAGGTAACATAATCTAAAAGAAAAGGCATCAAATTAtatggaaaagaaaataataaagtgtaataatatcatgtatttcttaaaatatgatGTAACAGAAATATGGTATTACGTCACGAAAGGCGATAaagaagtatatatatatatatatataatatttttttttttaacatttaaatttttttaggaTGAAATGGTTTCTACGGAACattcaaaaattttgtatGAGGTACATTTAttgtagttttttttttttaagtaatacatgtttgtacatgtattagcttttttatattgaaaaacaGTAAACATGgacatatgcatacacatatatagaCATTTTA carries:
- a CDS encoding PBLP; its protein translation is MPKKTTLNQLKKKIKKKKKMSSKMKINECRNYEEVHIKTEDGYIHKCWYVKAKDHENKPVILYFPGNGGYLEKYVETFDHITSRVDANIFSCSNRGCGTNEETPSEEYFYKDANAYLKHLKKNKMNKIFIFGSSMGAAVALETASKYQNDIYGLIVQNPFLSMKRMAYDKKPFLNFFLLNYDLLIRTKMDNAKTIKNIHIPILFNVSEKDEMVSTEHSKILYEICPSNNKFMHVAKDGTHNDLLINDKGEYHQSMKNFIETAIALKDFKEKEEKKKK